The Gracilimonas sediminicola sequence CTTCAATTACTATGTGATTTTTTCTGCCGAGCCCAATCAGGTGGTGATTAATGAGTTTATGTATGATCCCGGTGACGGATTTTCGGAGTTTGTGGAGCTTTACAACCATTCGGACAGTTCATTCAACCTCCAAAACTGGACATTCAGTGACAATACCGGCGATGATGAAGTACTCACCACAAACAGCTTTGTTCTTCCCGCTGGCAAATATGTTGTTCTGGCTCCTGATAGTCTTTTAGCCGTTTCCTTTCCAAACATTTCGCTTATTGATATGGGAAGTCGTTTTTCATCCCTGAACAACAGCTCCGATGCCATCGTCATCAAAAACCAAAATGGACTGGTTATTGACTCCCTGAGTTATGAAGACAATTGGGGTGGTGAAGAAATCTCCCTGGAAAGAAGAACGGAAACGGTGACCGGAATTTACCGGGAAAACTGGGGCGATTCTCCTTCTGAGAACATGGCCACACCCGGCAGGGAAAATGAAATCCCGGCAGATTCATCCCCTCCACAAATAAACGATGTTTTCCTTACTTCTGAAGATGCCATCCGTGTTATCTACTCAGAGAGAATTATTGCACAAGCGGCTACAGACACAGAAAACTACGATCTCTCTGCCGAATCTTCCTTTACCGGAGCCGTCCCGGGCATTCAATCAGCCATACTCTTTCCACCGGACACGGTATTGCTTCAGTTTGATAACGTTTTGGAGAGTGACCCTTCCGGCACCAACTATCAACTCGACATCTCCGGTCAATCCGATGTATTTGGTAATGTATCGTCTTCCCTGAGTTCCTCATTTTTCCTGATTGAATATGCACATCCTGATTCGGGAGCAGTAGCCATCAGCGAATTTATGTACGACCCCGCTGAAGGGTTTTCAGAATTCTTGGAATTGGTGAACCGCACCGACAGCGCCTTTAACCTGAAACAGTGGACCTTTAATGACAACACGGGAAACAGGCGAAGGATCTCAGATACCACCTATACCTTCCCTCCCAACTCCTACCTGGTGCTTACCCCCGACAGTACCCTGCTTGAATCTTATCCCGGCATTCCTGCTCTCGTCATCGGCAGCCGGTTTTCTTCTCTTAATAATTCCACCGATGCCATCGTAATCCGAGACGCATCCGGGACACTTCTGGATTCCCTTACTTACACCTCCAGCTGGGGCGGAGACGAAGTTTCTGTTGAACGAAGGTCGTTCGGTTTCGCTGCAACTTTTAAAGAAAACTGGGGCACTTCTCCTGCCGTTGATGGAGCCACACCCGGACTTCCCAATCAAATCCCGGAAGATGAGAAGCCTCCCGAAATTCAATCGTTGTCAGTTGTAAATGACAGCACGCTTCAGCTTATTTTTAACGAACGGGTGCAGCCGGTGCCGGCCACTAATCCCGAAAATTACGATTTCTCCGCCGTTTCAAATGCTACCGGTAATTCAGTCAGCCCTGATTCATTTAACTACCTTGCACCTGACACGGTAATCATCTCTTTCCCTGCTAAGATCCCCAAGGAAGAAACCGGAACTACCTATCAGCTCAGGGTTGGCAATCAAATGGATGTGTTTGGAAATACCTCCGGGGATTTGGTAGCTGAATTTTTCCTTATCGACCTGGCCGAAGCCGGAAGGGGTGATGTAGTTGTAAACGAGTTTCTGTATGAACCGGAAGAAGATTACACAGAGTTTATTGAATTGTATAATCCAACCAACAAAAACTACGACCTGCGTAACTGGACGGTGAATGACAATACGGGAAATCGCAGGGAAATGACCTCTTCCGGCCTTGAACTCACCCTTAACTCTTACCTGATTCTTGCCCCGGACAGTTCCTTTCTCGAACTTTTCCCGAACCGGCCAACTATCATCCTTGGCAGCCGGTTTCCTTCATTAAATAATAGCACCGATGCCATTGTAATCCGCAACGCTGCCGGGGAATTGATCGACTCTTTAACCTATACATCCGACTGGGGTGGAGAAGGAGTTTCGCTGGAGCGCAGAAGTCCCGATTTCCCGTCGATTTATAAAGAAAACTGGGGCGACTCACCTGCCGAAGTAAAAGCCACCCCGGGGCTTGCTAACGAGATTGAACAGGATAATGAAGCACCTGTACTTGAGAGTGCGTTCATCACTTCGGCGGATTCCATTCGGATGATTTTTGATGAACGGATTGATTCTGCGTTGGCCACAGATATTTCCAACTATTCCATCTCTTCACCTTTATCAATTGCTGAAGTAGCAAACTATGGTGGGAACCTGGTGACCTTGGTTCTGAGCACTTCTTTATCCAGTGGCGACTCGTTCACCATTTCTGTTCAGAACCAACAGGATATTTTTGGGAACGCCATGACTTCAGCCTCGGCAGATTTGGAGTACACGGTTTTTTCTCCGGTTACCCGAAGGGATGTCATTATAAACGAAATTCTATACCGCAGGGCGAGTGCCGAATCAGCAGAGTTTGTCGAGCTCTACAACCGAACGGGCAATAATTTCAACCTAACCGGCTGGACTTTTTCTGATGCCACCGGTTCCGCCACTATTCCGGAAGGAACCATTATCAAAAGTAATGAATATGTGGTGCTTACCGATTCTGAAGATTTTGCCACAGGCAGCGGCAGCGCTCTTGCCAAAGCTATAGCAAATGGGAAAGTGGTTTATCTTTCAGGATTTCCTTCCCTGAATGATGATGAAGATGCCGTAGTCATCAAAGACGAAAACGGGATGATTGTTGACAGTTTGTTTTACAAGGAAACCTGGGGAGGAAATGAACCCGGCATTTCATTGGAGCGAAAAGATCCTGAATCGGCATCGAACGATGCCGGCAACTGGGCTTCCAATACTTCTGAATCAGGCAGCAGCGCCGGTGCACAAAGTTCGATCTATCAACCCGACCAAACCCCACCTGAAATTGTATTCGCCAAACTGCAGACTGACGGTAAAATCTATGTGGCATTTTCAGAATTTGTTCGCTCCTCCGGTACGGGTCCAATAACTGTAAATGATGAGCCCGCCACCATCACTGAATACAATGAAGAAAATGCGAATATCCTCATCATTGGGGATGTTGCCTACCCAACCGGAGAGCCTTTGACCGTTGCCTTTGGGCAGGCAACTGATTTCCGGGGTAATACGTCCGGGGAGCTGGCAATTGAAGTGTCTCAGCCTCTTTCCAAAGGCAATGTGGTGATTAATGAAATTCTGTTCGACCCTCTGGCTAATTCTGATGACAACCTCCCCGATCAAACCGAATATGTGGAATTCTACAATCGGGCGAATTATGCCGTTTCTCTGGAAGGGTTTTTTATTCATGATAAACCGGACGAGAATAACGAGATCCGGTCTGTGCATCCTTTCTCTTCTGAGTTCCGATGGATTCCGGCTGGCGGAACCGTTGTGTTTTATGCTGAAGATCAAACCCCGGTTTTCAGTGAAAGTCGGCTGGCCGAATATTTTGAGCTGGAAGGTGAAGGTGAATTGTTCTTTATCCGGGCTGATCGGACGAATTTAAGCCTGGCTTCTTCCGGAGATGCCATTTACCTGGCAGACAGTACCGGGACAACCATCGACTCGGTGTTTTATGATGAAAGCTGGCACAACCCGAATTTATATGATGTTGACGGTGTGGCCCTGGAACGTATTGATCCTGTCGGGCCAAGTAATGATGCAACCAACTGGAGCTCAAGCACCGCTGTAAGTGGCGGAACACCGGGGCAGCAAAACTCCATCTTTCAGCAAGCCGGAGCCGGCCCGGATGATGCCGGTATCACCTTCTCCCCAAATCCCTTTTCTCCCGATGACGATGGTTTTGAAGATAACTTGTTCATTAACTATAAACTGGAAGAACCGGACTACCTGTTACGTGTCCGCATTTTTGATCGTTATGGGCGGGAAGTCCGCAAGCTGGCTGATGGCAAACAAGCTGGCTTTGAAGGCTCCCTGATTTGGGATGGGTTAAAAGACAACGGCTCAAAAAACCGGGTGGGTATTTATATCGTCCTTTTTGAAGCCTACAATAGTGCTGAAGGAAAGAATAAGACGTTTAAGAAGACGGTGGTGTTAGCAAAGAAATTCTAAATGATGAATTTTGAATGTTAAATTGGGCTTGAGCAAGCTCAATTTAAATGATATTAATGTAGTGACTTGAACCGAAAACCCTCATTATGAAAAAAGCCAGGCTGCCCTTTCTGATTTTTGTTCTTGGGTTCACCTCTATTCATGCACAGGATTCTGTTCAAACATCTACTTCATGGCTCCAAATAGGGGTTGGCCGTGGTTTCATGGATAATATTGATGATGCAACTTCGGCTCTTATTGGCTTTCAACTCCAACATAATCGCCATCTTTTTTCTTTCCGCACTTCGATTACCGGTAATATTATCGGTACTTCTTATCAAGATTTTGGAATTTTATACGGCCAAATTCTGACACCCCCAAATTCCAGGTTTATGGGATCAATGAGTTTGGGAGCCGGATTTAGTTTAACCAATCAAAGTAATATTTGCCTTTTCGGGTGTGGTTCAAGCTCTTCTTCCACCAAGGCTAAGTTTACAGTACCTGTACAAGCCAGTTTCCAGTATCGACCATTCAAGTTTTTAGGTTTTGGGATTACAGGAATAGGTAATTTCAACACTTATCGAAGTTATTCAGGATTGCTATTTTCCATCCATTTAGGACGGTTCAGAGACTGAAACTAAATTCAATTAATTAACTCGCTCTGACGCTCTGCGTCGAAGCGAACCCCTATCAAATCCTTTCTAAAATTCAACATTCACCTTCACCCCGCCAAACCAATTTCGGGGAGCGGCCGGCTGGTAGTAGCGTTCTCCAAAAGCATTCAGGTCGTTACCCAGGCTATACTTTTCATCCAGCAGATTGTCTATCCCCACAAAGAAATCGAAGGTCCAGTTGTCGATGAGTTCCTTTTTGAAACCTACTTTGGTCTGCACCAGGTGATAAGGGTTGGAATACACGGAATTGGCATCATTAAGGGGGATTTCATCGGTGAAGTTATAGGACAGGTTCCCGTAGAAGCCGGGTTCCGTTCCGGCTGTTATCGCTGACACAACGGTATGTGGAGCAACTCCCGTCAGTTTATTGCCAGAATAATCATTTCCGTCTTTCACGTAGTTCACAAATTCAAAATCGTGGTAGGTGTACGACAGGCTCCAATCAAGTTGCTGGAGAAAGGCCGCCGGATTTCGAATCATTTGCCAGTTTGCAGCCAGCTCCACCCCATACTGATCGGTGGCCCCGGCATTTCTAAAAATAACGGTTGAATTACGATCCGACTGCTGCTGTACAATGGTTTCTTCCAGCTTGAAATAGAAAGCTGTAACATCGTAGGTAAAGCGTGCGCTAACAACGGTACCACGGGCCCCAACTTCAAAATTGGTTCCCTGTTCCGCTTCTAAATCTAAAGCAATGCTGCCTTCATTGGTTCTGAACTCTTCGATGGTTGGGGGCGAGAATCCATAGCTGATACTCCCATGCAGGGAAAGCGCCGGGCTGAATTTCTTCAGCAACCCAATTCTTGGGATGATTTCCGGATCAAAAGTTTTACGCGCAAGGCCGGTGGTATCACCGGGAAGATTTGATACCAGTCGGTTCAAACTGTATTCCAGCCGGTTGTAACTGAGTCCGGCCGTGAGATAAAAGTCAGCGGGCAGGTCCATTTCAGTATTGAAGAACAGCAACGAAGATTCAATCTTAATTTCATCGTCAAAGTTTAACGCGCCCACTTTGCTGGTGTCATTTTCAAAATTTCGGGCCGCATAATTAGCCGCCTGAAATTCACCCCCAACCGTAAACCGCGTTCTCACCTCCCCGATATCTGTGTCAAAGTAAAAGCGGGTTCGTCCCCCGCCCGATTTCCGGCTGTCTTTTTTGTAATCCAGATTGAAGGGATTTTCAAAGGCACTGAAAGTTCCATACACATTAGTCAGATTTGAAATGTCATCGGTGATCTGCACATCATGACTAATGCCCGCTAAAAAAGATTGCTGATCAATACTCGCATTCGACTCTACACTTCCCAGTACAAAGGGATTGCCCGGCCGGGCCTGACTCGGATCATTTTGATATTGCTCCAGCGTCAATCCTCCCGGAATTCCGTAGTTCAGATCCGAATACAGGAAACTGGTCTTAATGATCTGCCTGTCATTCAGCTGAAAGCGTCCGGAAAGCTCAGCCGTCTGCCTGTTGAAAAACGTCTGATCCCGGTATCCGTCCGCATGCTGATTGGAATAGTTGAAACGAAGGCTTCCTTCATCAAATTGATTTTGGGCATAAGCCGTATAACGCTGCAATCCGTATGAACCCAGCATCAAGCCTGCTCCCACCTCATTTTGATTCGACTGCCGGCTTTCCAGCAAAAGAGCTCCTCCGTTTCCGGCTCCGTAAATACTGCCGGCCGGACCTTTAATCACTTCCACTTCCTGCATATTAATCACATCCAAAAGATTCAGGAAAGTGCTTCCGGAAGGCTCCGTAAAAGGAATACCGTTCCAGTAGACTTTCACATTCCGGACTCCAAAAGGAGCACGCAGGGAACTTCCCCGAATGGCTACCCGGTAACTTCCCGGGGCGCGCTGTTCAATCCGTACGCCGGGCACCGTATTCAAGCCATACAGCAAAGATCCCTCATCAAATCCACCGATAAGTTCGGGCTTCACATTGGTGATGGCTCCGGGTGTCTCCATCAGGCTTCGGTTCCCCTCATAGCCAACTACTACAATATCTCCGAGATCGGCTTTGAGAGTATCTAAATCCTGGCGGGCATAAAGCTGACTTGGGAATGATGAAATGAGAGAAAGTAAAAGAACCGCTGATGATTTTATGTGCATGGGAACAAATTACAAAGCCTTGTATTAAGATTTAAGAATTGAATACCTTCTGGCAACAAATAATTCACTACCAGATACTCATTTGCAAGATTTAAAGAACGCACCCATTGGAATTTTTGACTCAGGTATTGGCGGACTTACCGTAGCCAAGGCCGTGATTGATGCTTTACCCAACGAAGATATCATTTATTTCGGTGATACAGCCCGGGTTCCTTATGGTATCAAATCGGAAGAAACCGTACGTTCCTATGCTCTTGAAATTACCCATTTTTTATTGAAGCGTGGTGTGAAGATGATTCTGATTGCCTGTAATACGGTTTCAGCCTCAGCCAAGGAAGAGATTATACAGGCTGCCGGCGACATCCCCGTATTAGATGTGATAACTGCCGGTACTAAAAATGCGGTTTCTCTGCCAAAGCATAATCACGTAGGAGTGATTGGCACATTAGCCACCGTTAACTCTCAGGCGTATTCCAAGTCCATTCATGCTTATGACCCAACCATAACGGTAACGCAACAAGCTTGCCCTATTTTAGTCCCATTGGCCGAGGAAGGCTGGATTGATAACGATGTGGCCCTGCAGACTTTACATCACTACCTGGATCATTTTGATGAAAGCGGTATCCAATCTCTTATTTTGGGATGCACGCATTACCCGCTGTTTAAAGACATTATCCCAAAGGTTCTGAAGGATGGAAACATTGAAATTATTGACTCGGCAGAATCTATCGCAGAATCGGCAAAAACTAAACTGAGTGAATTAGGTTTGCTGAATGAATCCGGTGGAGAGTTCCGTTGCTACGTGAGCGATCGCCCCCAGCGTTTTCATGAACTGGCCGAACGGTTTTTAGGCCGCAGCCTGAACGGTGTTGAAGTTGTAAGTTTGGGGTGAAAAGCTCTCAGCTTACAGGATTCAGCTGTCAATTTTCTATCCCCGAAACTGACAGCTGATTATTGATAGCTAACTATTCTCCTTTCTTCACGGCCACTTTGTACAGCCAGATCATGAAGCATACAGCCGCTCCCACACCTAACACATCCGTTAACCAGCCAAAACCTTCCGGCATAAGGCGCAGGGCGTCCGTGCTTTCAAACAAGGCAAACGGTATTGCCAGAATAATTCCAATCAAAGCCTCCCCTGTTATCAACCCTGATGAGAACAACAAGCCTTTACGCTCTGCTGTAGTCTCTGCCTCTTCGGGGCTTTCCCCATTTTCAATAGCACGATTTCTGACAAAGCGGGCAGCTGTCCAAGCTATCATTCCTCCTAAGAAAATAGGAACCGATAACTCTACCGGCAGATAAATACCAACCGCTACGGCCAGAACCGGCGTTCTGAATTCCGTTCCTTTTCGTTTTAGGATCTGATCCAGGATGATAATGGCAACAGCAATCAGCCCTCCAATGATGATCATTCCCCATTCCAGGTTTCGCGCAAACACACCCTCGGCTACCGACTGCATGAGGGTAGCCTGTGGAGCCGTCAGCATTTCTTCGGGATTCATTCCCTCCCGCGGGAAAACACCGCCCAAACCATAGGCATTAAACAAGAGACTGAGTATAGGTGCAATCACCAAAGCGGCTGCTACCACACCCACTACCTGCATAATCTGTTGTTTGTAAGGAGTAGCTCCCACCAGCTGGCCGGCTTTTAAATCCTGCAGGTTATCACCCGCAAGAGCCGCAGCACAAGCAATCATGGCACCAACAATAATCGCTGCAGCGGCAGCAGTGGTTGCTTTTTCCATATCCGCGGTAAAATCAACCTGACTTCCCAAAATCGCCAGCAAACACAGAGAAGTAGCAAGAACAGTAGCAATAGTCACTCCTGAAATCGGGTTATTGGACGAGCCAACCAAACCGGCCATGTATCCGGCGACCGATGAAAACAAAAATCCTGCAAACAGTGAAAACACCACTCCGAATGTAATAGCCGTCCAATAAGCTCCCCCGCTCACAGCCAGGTGATCGATATCAATCACGTACATAAACACAATAAAAATCGGGATGGATAACCCTAAAATTCCCCACACAACAATATTGATTGGAGTATCCAACTCTGTCCGGGGGATATTCCCGCTGCCATTATTTTTCAACTCCTTCACTGCTACCATGGAAGATTTAATCCCATCCACCAGTGGCTTGGCCAAAGAAATAAGAGCCCATACACCACCAACAACCATAGCGCCTACACCCAGGTATCGAATTTTCTGACTCCAGATGGCAAGTGCGGCATCATAGCCTTCAGCAGCACCCACTATAGCTGAAATTTCTTCCGGGCTTGTAACTGCCATATAAATCGGGATTCCAAACAGCCAGGAAATCAAACCTCCTGCAAAAATCAGTACGGCGATATTCAATCCAACGATATAACCCACTGCAAGGAGCGCTACAGATAAATCGGCACCCATCCCAAAAATAGACTTTCCGGCTTTAACCGAACCGCCTACAGATCCTGCAAAAACCTTTAACCCGGTTTGGCTAAGCTTAAACAATGCAGCGGCAATACCTGCTTGAATAATCGTTTTAATTCCGGCTCCGCCTTCGGTTCCTGCTTTCAGAACCTCACCCGTAGCCACCCCTTCCGGAAACTGTAGTTCGCTTTCCACAATTAAAGCCCGGCGTAGCGGAATGGTGAACAGAACCCCCAAAATTCCTCCAAACATCGCGATGGCTGCTGTTTCCATGAATGGAAAATCCAGCCAGTATTTAAGTAAAATCAATGCCGGAAGTGTGAAAATAACCCCTGCCGCCAGCGATTCCCCTGCCGATGCAGCCGTTTGCACGATATTGTTTTCGAGGATATTAGACTCTTTGAACAGCTTCAATACCGCCATCGAAATAACGGCTGCGGGAATAGAAGCGGACACCGTCATTCCTACTTTTAGGCCCAAATAAGCATTGGCGCCGGCCAGGATTGCTGATAAAACAAAGCCCAACACAACGGCTTTCACGGTAATTTGGGGGAGGTCGTCTTCGGCAGAAACAAACGGGGTAAATCCTTTCTTACTCATAGGTTTTATTTAGGATAAATTTGGGTTTGCCGTAAATAACGATTTTTCACCTTCTATGCATAATGTTTGATGGGGCATTAGATTTCAGAGATAAAATCATTAATGTCCCCTTTCCTGTGTGTAGATTGTTGTAAAGGTAACCAACTCATTTAAATACCTAACCGCTATGAATAAACTTGTTGTATTACTTGCACTGATTTTAGGAAGCTTTTCGGTTTCTGAGTCATATGAAATCTTAGCACCCGAGAATCCTTCAAAAAACAAATTTGATATCGAAGATTTTAACTGGCTGGTTGGCTCATGGACCGGCGATGGCTTTGGCGGGATCTCCCACGAAACCTGGGCTGAACCGGTCAACGGGACCATGATGGGAATGTACCGCCATATTAATGCAGACGGGGAGCTGGTGTTTTATGAATTCCTACTGCTGGATGAAACCGGGCTTCGGCTGAAGCACTTCCATCCTGACCTGACCGGCTGGGAAGAAAAGGATGACATGCTCACTTTTGAGATGATCAGCTATACCACAGACAAAATTGAAC is a genomic window containing:
- a CDS encoding lamin tail domain-containing protein; this translates as MRVLLLMILWGLPCIILGQSANFEDDFSDQDISDWSGDTGNFIFTEESGNTLLQQNAPGAGVSYLSIPSTNTIGYWEFFVRFDGFGPSNGNKAEIYLMSDNQDLTSSLNGYKLRGGENGSADVFRLFRITSGSEATEVLTGTTDISSGGDYRVKVTRDASGNWTLEVAEGYAGVLSVEDTGADNTYTSTSYFGFKNTYSSTRSDLFYYDFKIDIPPVEVTSVSLVSDIEIDVIFSRDIDFSSVQTSDFVLNPGGITPQSVSQQSGDTTRITFSSAISSGPNSLTISGIEDNANETTLADTTFSFFVYDGYQTGDVIVNEFMKDPPPGTAEYLELRNTSSRFLNLRNWQLGDNNSLSTISFSNFTLQPDSFVVVSSDTSALNTYYGDAVYLQASLPAFNNGGDQIRLFDESGSLIDSLQYDDDWGGEDVSLERRSSTVSSVYKENWGDSPSADFGTPGFPNQVQPDNTPPFISSLEVEDSQTLLLVISERAEASSAQDLNNYSLSQNPKAGVVTPPIPGISSIQQIAPDSLRISLDTELQEYDGSWTLAVSNLTDIFGNSTDRETDFNYYVIFSAEPNQVVINEFMYDPGDGFSEFVELYNHSDSSFNLQNWTFSDNTGDDEVLTTNSFVLPAGKYVVLAPDSLLAVSFPNISLIDMGSRFSSLNNSSDAIVIKNQNGLVIDSLSYEDNWGGEEISLERRTETVTGIYRENWGDSPSENMATPGRENEIPADSSPPQINDVFLTSEDAIRVIYSERIIAQAATDTENYDLSAESSFTGAVPGIQSAILFPPDTVLLQFDNVLESDPSGTNYQLDISGQSDVFGNVSSSLSSSFFLIEYAHPDSGAVAISEFMYDPAEGFSEFLELVNRTDSAFNLKQWTFNDNTGNRRRISDTTYTFPPNSYLVLTPDSTLLESYPGIPALVIGSRFSSLNNSTDAIVIRDASGTLLDSLTYTSSWGGDEVSVERRSFGFAATFKENWGTSPAVDGATPGLPNQIPEDEKPPEIQSLSVVNDSTLQLIFNERVQPVPATNPENYDFSAVSNATGNSVSPDSFNYLAPDTVIISFPAKIPKEETGTTYQLRVGNQMDVFGNTSGDLVAEFFLIDLAEAGRGDVVVNEFLYEPEEDYTEFIELYNPTNKNYDLRNWTVNDNTGNRREMTSSGLELTLNSYLILAPDSSFLELFPNRPTIILGSRFPSLNNSTDAIVIRNAAGELIDSLTYTSDWGGEGVSLERRSPDFPSIYKENWGDSPAEVKATPGLANEIEQDNEAPVLESAFITSADSIRMIFDERIDSALATDISNYSISSPLSIAEVANYGGNLVTLVLSTSLSSGDSFTISVQNQQDIFGNAMTSASADLEYTVFSPVTRRDVIINEILYRRASAESAEFVELYNRTGNNFNLTGWTFSDATGSATIPEGTIIKSNEYVVLTDSEDFATGSGSALAKAIANGKVVYLSGFPSLNDDEDAVVIKDENGMIVDSLFYKETWGGNEPGISLERKDPESASNDAGNWASNTSESGSSAGAQSSIYQPDQTPPEIVFAKLQTDGKIYVAFSEFVRSSGTGPITVNDEPATITEYNEENANILIIGDVAYPTGEPLTVAFGQATDFRGNTSGELAIEVSQPLSKGNVVINEILFDPLANSDDNLPDQTEYVEFYNRANYAVSLEGFFIHDKPDENNEIRSVHPFSSEFRWIPAGGTVVFYAEDQTPVFSESRLAEYFELEGEGELFFIRADRTNLSLASSGDAIYLADSTGTTIDSVFYDESWHNPNLYDVDGVALERIDPVGPSNDATNWSSSTAVSGGTPGQQNSIFQQAGAGPDDAGITFSPNPFSPDDDGFEDNLFINYKLEEPDYLLRVRIFDRYGREVRKLADGKQAGFEGSLIWDGLKDNGSKNRVGIYIVLFEAYNSAEGKNKTFKKTVVLAKKF
- a CDS encoding TonB-dependent receptor family protein; amino-acid sequence: MHIKSSAVLLLSLISSFPSQLYARQDLDTLKADLGDIVVVGYEGNRSLMETPGAITNVKPELIGGFDEGSLLYGLNTVPGVRIEQRAPGSYRVAIRGSSLRAPFGVRNVKVYWNGIPFTEPSGSTFLNLLDVINMQEVEVIKGPAGSIYGAGNGGALLLESRQSNQNEVGAGLMLGSYGLQRYTAYAQNQFDEGSLRFNYSNQHADGYRDQTFFNRQTAELSGRFQLNDRQIIKTSFLYSDLNYGIPGGLTLEQYQNDPSQARPGNPFVLGSVESNASIDQQSFLAGISHDVQITDDISNLTNVYGTFSAFENPFNLDYKKDSRKSGGGRTRFYFDTDIGEVRTRFTVGGEFQAANYAARNFENDTSKVGALNFDDEIKIESSLLFFNTEMDLPADFYLTAGLSYNRLEYSLNRLVSNLPGDTTGLARKTFDPEIIPRIGLLKKFSPALSLHGSISYGFSPPTIEEFRTNEGSIALDLEAEQGTNFEVGARGTVVSARFTYDVTAFYFKLEETIVQQQSDRNSTVIFRNAGATDQYGVELAANWQMIRNPAAFLQQLDWSLSYTYHDFEFVNYVKDGNDYSGNKLTGVAPHTVVSAITAGTEPGFYGNLSYNFTDEIPLNDANSVYSNPYHLVQTKVGFKKELIDNWTFDFFVGIDNLLDEKYSLGNDLNAFGERYYQPAAPRNWFGGVKVNVEF
- the murI gene encoding glutamate racemase → MQDLKNAPIGIFDSGIGGLTVAKAVIDALPNEDIIYFGDTARVPYGIKSEETVRSYALEITHFLLKRGVKMILIACNTVSASAKEEIIQAAGDIPVLDVITAGTKNAVSLPKHNHVGVIGTLATVNSQAYSKSIHAYDPTITVTQQACPILVPLAEEGWIDNDVALQTLHHYLDHFDESGIQSLILGCTHYPLFKDIIPKVLKDGNIEIIDSAESIAESAKTKLSELGLLNESGGEFRCYVSDRPQRFHELAERFLGRSLNGVEVVSLG
- a CDS encoding OPT family oligopeptide transporter, coding for MSKKGFTPFVSAEDDLPQITVKAVVLGFVLSAILAGANAYLGLKVGMTVSASIPAAVISMAVLKLFKESNILENNIVQTAASAGESLAAGVIFTLPALILLKYWLDFPFMETAAIAMFGGILGVLFTIPLRRALIVESELQFPEGVATGEVLKAGTEGGAGIKTIIQAGIAAALFKLSQTGLKVFAGSVGGSVKAGKSIFGMGADLSVALLAVGYIVGLNIAVLIFAGGLISWLFGIPIYMAVTSPEEISAIVGAAEGYDAALAIWSQKIRYLGVGAMVVGGVWALISLAKPLVDGIKSSMVAVKELKNNGSGNIPRTELDTPINIVVWGILGLSIPIFIVFMYVIDIDHLAVSGGAYWTAITFGVVFSLFAGFLFSSVAGYMAGLVGSSNNPISGVTIATVLATSLCLLAILGSQVDFTADMEKATTAAAAAIIVGAMIACAAALAGDNLQDLKAGQLVGATPYKQQIMQVVGVVAAALVIAPILSLLFNAYGLGGVFPREGMNPEEMLTAPQATLMQSVAEGVFARNLEWGMIIIGGLIAVAIIILDQILKRKGTEFRTPVLAVAVGIYLPVELSVPIFLGGMIAWTAARFVRNRAIENGESPEEAETTAERKGLLFSSGLITGEALIGIILAIPFALFESTDALRLMPEGFGWLTDVLGVGAAVCFMIWLYKVAVKKGE
- a CDS encoding DUF6265 family protein, with translation MNKLVVLLALILGSFSVSESYEILAPENPSKNKFDIEDFNWLVGSWTGDGFGGISHETWAEPVNGTMMGMYRHINADGELVFYEFLLLDETGLRLKHFHPDLTGWEEKDDMLTFEMISYTTDKIELKGLTFEKKSDTEMTISLKMKRSDGIHTEIFNMKRD